From Epinephelus lanceolatus isolate andai-2023 chromosome 5, ASM4190304v1, whole genome shotgun sequence, the proteins below share one genomic window:
- the LOC117258769 gene encoding histone H2A-like, protein MSGRGKTGGKARAKAKSRSSRAGLQFPVGRVHRLLRKGNYAQRVGAGAPVYLAAVLEYLTAEILELAGNAARDNKKTRIIPRHLQLAVRNDEELNKLLGGVTIAQGGVLPNIQAVLLPKKTEKAAKSK, encoded by the coding sequence ATGTCTGGGCGCGGAAAAACTGGTGGCAAAGCCAGAGCCAAGGCGAAGTCCCGTTCTTCTCGTGCTGGGCTCCAGTTCCCAGTTGGCCGTGTCCACAGGCTGCTGCGCAAAGGAAACTATGCTCAGCGTGTCGGTGCCGGCGCCCCCGTCTACCTGGCGGCTGTGCTGGAGTACCTGACCGCTGAGATCCTGGAGTTGGCTGGAAACGCTGCCCGCGACAACAAGAAGACCCGTATCATCCCCCGTCACCTGCAGCTGGCTGTCCGCAACGACGAGGAGCTCAACAAgctgctgggcggagtgacCATCGCTCAGGGCGGCGTGCTGCCCAACATCCAGGCTGTTCTGCTGCCCAAGAAGACCGAGAAGGCCGCCAAGTCCAAGTAA
- the LOC117258778 gene encoding histone H2B 1/2: protein MPETTVKAPKKGSKKAVSKSVSKSGKKRRRTRKESYAIYVYKVLKQVHPDTGISSKAMGIMNSFVSDIFERIAGEASRLAHYNKRSTITSREIQTAVRLLLPGELAKHAVSEGTKAVTKYTSSK, encoded by the coding sequence ATGCCTGAAACCACCGTGAAAGCGCCCAAGAAGGGCTCAAAGAAAGCCGTGTCAAAGAGTGTCAGCAAAAGCggcaagaagaggaggaggaccagGAAAGAAAGCTACGCCATCTACGTGTACAAGGTGCTGAAGCAGGTCCACCCCGACACCGGCATCTCGTCCAAGGCTATGGGCATCATGAACTCGTTTGTGAGCGACATCTTTGAGCGCATCGCCGGTGAGGCCTCCCGTCTGGCTCACTACAACAAGCGCTCCaccatcacttccagggagATCCAGACCGCCGTCCGTCTGCTGTTGCCCGGTGAGCTGGCCAAGCACGCCGTGTCTGAGGGCACCAAGGCCGTCACCAAGTACACCAGCTCCAAGTAA
- the LOC117258319 gene encoding histone H4 produces the protein MSGRGKGGKGLGKGGAKRHRKVLRDNIQGITKPAIRRLARRGGVKRISGLIYEETRGVLKVFLENVIRDAVTYTEHAKRKTVTAMDVVYALKRQGRTLYGFGG, from the coding sequence atgagTGGTCGCGGCAAGGGAGGAAAAGGACTCGGTAAAGGAGGCGCTAAGCGTCACCGCAAAGTTCTCCGTGATAACATCCAGGGAATCACCAAACCCGCCATCCGCCGTCTGGCTCGCCGTGGTGGAGTGAAGCGTATCTCCGGTCTGATCTACGAGGAGACCCGCGGTGTGTTGAAGGTGTTCCTGGAGAATGTCATCCGTGATGCTGTCACCTACACCGAGCACGCCAAGAGGAAGACTGTGACCGCCATGGATGTGGTGTATGCTCTGAAGAGGCAGGGCCGCACTCTGTACGGCTTCGGAGGATAA